Proteins from a single region of Haloarchaeobius litoreus:
- a CDS encoding ABC transporter ATP-binding protein, producing the protein MPKDIEVDRISKTYGSGDGAVHVLDDIEFHVPEREFVCVLGPSGCGKTTLMKMMDGLVEPTSGQIKIGGSVVTEPTDDAAVVFQNFELFPWRSTLDNVALGLEIRGMGEEKRYEIAREWIDKVGLDGFEDSLPSELSGGMQQRVGLARALAVDPEVLLMDEPFGALDAQTKDRMQTQLLKLWEREKKTVIFVTHDIRESIFLADRVLVMGEKPSGIVADIDIPFDRPRWKDRISVENDDRFEDIERELRAHLGLTEGSSEDTLEAT; encoded by the coding sequence ATGCCAAAAGACATCGAAGTCGACAGGATTTCGAAGACGTACGGTTCGGGAGACGGCGCGGTCCACGTACTCGACGACATCGAGTTCCACGTTCCCGAACGGGAGTTCGTCTGCGTACTGGGTCCTTCAGGCTGTGGCAAGACGACCCTCATGAAGATGATGGACGGACTCGTCGAGCCGACCAGCGGACAGATCAAGATCGGCGGCAGCGTCGTGACGGAGCCCACGGACGACGCGGCGGTCGTGTTCCAGAACTTCGAGCTGTTCCCGTGGCGGAGCACCCTCGACAACGTCGCCCTCGGCCTCGAGATCCGAGGGATGGGTGAGGAGAAACGCTACGAGATAGCGAGAGAGTGGATCGACAAGGTCGGTCTCGACGGCTTCGAGGACAGCCTGCCCTCGGAGCTCTCCGGCGGGATGCAACAGCGCGTCGGACTGGCCCGTGCACTCGCCGTGGACCCAGAGGTGCTGCTGATGGACGAGCCGTTTGGCGCGCTCGACGCCCAGACCAAGGACCGGATGCAGACCCAGCTGCTGAAGCTCTGGGAGCGCGAGAAGAAGACGGTCATCTTCGTCACGCACGACATCCGCGAGTCCATCTTCCTGGCCGACCGGGTGCTCGTCATGGGCGAGAAACCCAGCGGCATCGTCGCCGACATCGACATCCCGTTCGACCGTCCGCGCTGGAAGGACCGCATCTCGGTCGAGAACGACGACCGGTTCGAGGACATCGAGCGCGAGCTCAGGGCGCACCTGGGACTGACCGAAGGCAGCTCGGAGGACACGCTGGAGGCCACGTGA
- a CDS encoding UbiD family decarboxylase — protein sequence MRDLREFIETLDGADLKHVEREVHPAEFDVTGLLQNLENRDEYPAVLFENPTDIEGRPTDIRLISNVFADRRRVAQALDLPRDQWRMETSLEYARREQNRIEPQVVPRTEAPVSAIEVPDLTYLPVVRHHRLDPAPYVNMTPSMKDPETGVYNVAFLRNMVKGPKKMGIHMSPRHNYRIYQTNSEQGEPTRMAVVCGHHPGYYLGSLTLAGFEVDEYDVIGGMFEEPLRLTPSETWGDEFLVPADAEVVIEAEIRPDDMEVEAPFGEFPGYYGPQRLKPVVDVRHISRREDAIFQHTFVGHRDVRILGSVPKEGGIYRDIAGRVPGVEQVYLPGSGCGRFRCYVSIDQDTEGEAKHAALQALASSDFVKQVVVVDDDVDAFDEESVLWAVATRMRPDEDMDVIKNVKGNTLDPSVRGEVANSKVIIDATIHPDEQYPPRLDIPEDALERMQPEEYID from the coding sequence ATGCGGGACCTCCGAGAGTTCATCGAGACGCTGGACGGCGCGGACCTGAAGCACGTCGAGCGGGAGGTCCACCCAGCGGAATTCGACGTGACCGGGCTGCTCCAGAACCTCGAGAACCGGGACGAGTACCCGGCCGTGCTGTTCGAGAACCCGACCGACATCGAGGGGCGACCGACGGACATCCGGCTCATCAGCAACGTGTTCGCCGACAGGCGACGCGTCGCACAGGCGCTCGACCTGCCACGCGACCAGTGGCGGATGGAGACCAGCCTCGAGTACGCTCGTCGCGAGCAGAACCGGATCGAGCCGCAGGTCGTGCCCCGGACGGAGGCACCGGTCAGCGCCATCGAGGTTCCGGACCTCACGTACCTGCCGGTCGTCCGGCACCACCGGCTCGACCCGGCACCGTACGTGAACATGACGCCGTCGATGAAGGACCCTGAAACGGGCGTCTACAACGTCGCCTTCCTGCGGAACATGGTGAAGGGCCCGAAGAAGATGGGCATCCACATGTCGCCGCGGCACAACTACCGCATCTACCAGACCAACAGCGAGCAGGGCGAGCCCACGCGGATGGCGGTCGTCTGCGGCCACCACCCGGGCTACTATCTCGGCTCCCTGACGCTCGCCGGTTTCGAGGTCGACGAGTACGACGTCATCGGCGGGATGTTCGAGGAGCCGCTGCGGCTCACGCCCTCCGAGACGTGGGGCGACGAGTTCCTCGTGCCCGCCGACGCCGAGGTCGTCATCGAGGCCGAGATACGGCCCGACGACATGGAGGTCGAGGCACCGTTCGGCGAGTTCCCCGGCTACTACGGCCCACAGCGCCTGAAGCCGGTCGTCGACGTGCGCCACATCAGCCGCCGGGAGGACGCCATCTTCCAGCACACGTTCGTCGGCCACCGCGACGTGCGCATCCTCGGCTCCGTCCCGAAGGAGGGCGGCATCTACCGCGACATCGCGGGTCGCGTCCCCGGCGTCGAGCAGGTGTACCTGCCCGGCTCGGGCTGTGGCCGGTTCCGCTGCTACGTCAGCATCGACCAGGACACCGAGGGCGAGGCGAAACACGCCGCGCTGCAGGCGCTCGCGAGTTCGGACTTCGTCAAGCAGGTCGTCGTCGTCGACGACGACGTGGACGCCTTCGACGAGGAGTCGGTGCTCTGGGCGGTGGCGACGCGGATGCGCCCCGACGAGGACATGGACGTCATCAAGAACGTGAAGGGCAACACGCTGGACCCGAGCGTTCGCGGTGAGGTGGCCAACTCGAAGGTCATCATCGACGCGACCATCCACCCGGACGAACAGTACCCACCGCGCCTCGATATCCCCGAGGACGCGCTCGAACGCATGCAGCCGGAGGAGTACATCGACTGA
- a CDS encoding MJ0042-type zinc finger domain-containing protein, giving the protein MPRAFWAQCPKCDESFQAHYDELRNSGIKLLCPTCGHRFLDSEAKSITE; this is encoded by the coding sequence ATGCCACGAGCGTTCTGGGCCCAGTGCCCGAAGTGCGACGAATCGTTCCAGGCTCACTACGACGAGCTCCGCAACAGCGGCATCAAGCTCCTCTGTCCGACCTGCGGCCACCGGTTCCTGGACAGCGAGGCGAAATCTATCACCGAATAA
- a CDS encoding ABC transporter permease, giving the protein MAYSEDVQKGFQRVSELPGMGWLARHRGIIVRLFAVLVGLAAWELYARGQPQYLFPGLELIWEAFVEQYEEYNLVGAYLESLKSMFAGYILAAVLGIGIGLLMGLDRRIDVMLNPYINAVYVAPVSALVPIFILVGGPTFEVRLLIVFLFAFFEITIDTYEGVKTTPEGLLEASKSFGASKYFTVRHVILPHDLPYITAGLRLGLGRAVQGMILAEILVEFVNLGAIIRTWSNLFRISGVLSIVIVLMLTSIVLTRLLQVVESRMLDWNPEVEV; this is encoded by the coding sequence ATGGCATACTCAGAAGACGTACAGAAAGGCTTCCAACGGGTGAGCGAGCTCCCGGGGATGGGCTGGCTCGCCCGACACAGAGGAATCATCGTCAGACTGTTCGCGGTGCTCGTCGGGCTCGCCGCCTGGGAGCTCTACGCGCGGGGGCAGCCGCAGTACCTGTTCCCCGGGCTCGAGCTCATCTGGGAGGCGTTCGTCGAGCAGTACGAGGAGTACAACCTCGTCGGCGCGTACCTTGAGAGCCTGAAGTCGATGTTCGCCGGGTACATCCTCGCGGCCGTGCTCGGCATCGGCATCGGGCTCCTGATGGGGCTCGACCGGCGCATCGACGTGATGCTGAACCCGTACATCAACGCGGTGTACGTCGCACCGGTGTCGGCACTGGTGCCCATCTTCATCCTCGTCGGCGGGCCCACCTTCGAGGTGCGCCTGCTCATCGTGTTCCTGTTCGCGTTCTTCGAGATCACAATCGACACGTACGAGGGCGTGAAGACGACGCCCGAAGGGCTGCTCGAAGCGAGCAAGTCGTTCGGTGCTAGCAAGTACTTCACCGTCAGGCACGTCATCCTGCCGCACGACCTGCCGTACATCACGGCCGGGCTCCGGCTGGGTCTCGGCCGGGCCGTGCAGGGGATGATCCTCGCGGAGATCCTCGTCGAGTTCGTCAACCTCGGCGCCATCATCCGCACCTGGTCGAACCTGTTCCGCATCTCGGGCGTCCTCTCCATCGTCATCGTGCTGATGCTCACCAGTATCGTCCTGACGCGCCTGCTGCAGGTCGTCGAGTCGAGGATGCTTGACTGGAACCCGGAGGTGGAGGTCTGA
- a CDS encoding ABC transporter permease, with amino-acid sequence MLDMEQRSHRVGLQAGFGVFLFAVYVVAAATFVEQLPMPDLILDAFVQQVEEERLINAFAYAMRAILLGFFTAVVVGIPLGLAMGVNRFVEEFMDPYVNALYVVPFAALVPAFIIWFGTGLQVRWVIVFMFAVFPIIINTFEGAKTAPDNLLEVADSFNAGRMFKIKSVIVPHEIPYILAGLRLGIGRAVKGLVVTEIIVAVSGIGGILKAWSAAYKLEGVISIVLALMALGILLPWVLKVIHQRVLWWDPGH; translated from the coding sequence ATGCTCGACATGGAGCAGCGGTCCCACCGCGTCGGCCTGCAGGCCGGCTTCGGTGTGTTCCTGTTCGCCGTCTACGTCGTCGCGGCGGCGACGTTCGTCGAGCAGTTGCCGATGCCCGACCTCATCCTGGACGCGTTCGTCCAGCAGGTCGAGGAGGAGAGGTTGATCAACGCGTTCGCCTACGCGATGCGTGCCATCCTGCTCGGCTTCTTCACGGCCGTCGTCGTCGGCATCCCGCTCGGGCTGGCGATGGGGGTGAACCGGTTCGTCGAGGAGTTCATGGACCCGTACGTGAACGCGCTGTACGTCGTGCCCTTCGCGGCGCTCGTGCCGGCGTTCATCATCTGGTTCGGCACCGGACTGCAGGTCCGCTGGGTCATCGTGTTCATGTTCGCGGTGTTCCCCATCATCATCAACACGTTCGAGGGCGCGAAGACGGCCCCCGACAACCTGCTCGAGGTCGCCGATTCGTTCAACGCCGGCCGGATGTTCAAGATCAAGAGCGTCATCGTGCCCCACGAGATACCGTACATCCTCGCCGGGCTCCGCCTGGGAATCGGCCGTGCCGTGAAGGGCCTCGTCGTCACGGAGATCATCGTCGCGGTCTCCGGTATCGGCGGCATCCTGAAGGCGTGGAGTGCGGCCTACAAGCTGGAGGGCGTCATCAGCATCGTCCTCGCGCTCATGGCACTCGGCATCCTGCTCCCGTGGGTGCTGAAGGTCATCCACCAGCGCGTCCTGTGGTGGGACCCCGGCCACTGA
- a CDS encoding VOC family protein codes for MAPTTHQVYLMTADLDASVEFYEQSLGLTCTDHGERSAAFDTGQCTLKVERDFDEETLAAFGMSPPGESRGDGVVVVLEVDDVDAVYETADEHDADTLIQPRDVDWGRRMFLVRDPDGYVLEVSQPIA; via the coding sequence ATGGCTCCGACAACGCATCAGGTGTACCTCATGACGGCCGACCTCGACGCGTCGGTCGAGTTCTACGAGCAGTCGCTCGGACTGACCTGTACCGACCACGGCGAGCGGAGCGCGGCGTTCGACACCGGTCAGTGTACGCTCAAGGTCGAGCGCGACTTCGACGAGGAAACGCTCGCGGCGTTCGGCATGTCGCCGCCCGGCGAGTCACGCGGCGACGGCGTCGTCGTCGTGCTGGAAGTCGACGACGTGGACGCGGTGTACGAGACGGCGGACGAACACGATGCGGACACGCTCATCCAACCGCGCGACGTGGACTGGGGACGGCGGATGTTCCTCGTCCGCGACCCGGACGGCTACGTCCTCGAAGTGTCGCAACCGATAGCGTAG
- a CDS encoding UbiX family flavin prenyltransferase, translating to MTERIVVGMTGATGQIYGIRALELLADTEYETHLILSNAAKINLKQEARTEVNEVVALADETHDVKNIGAKTASGSFRTEGMLVAPCSMKTLSNIAHGDAGNLITRSADVMLKERRPLVLMPREKPFNRIHLKNMLEVTDAGAVVFPPFPSFYQKPWDLDEMISRTTARALAQLDVDVAIEEWGGIEASDIE from the coding sequence GTGACAGAACGTATCGTGGTCGGGATGACGGGTGCCACCGGGCAGATCTACGGCATCCGTGCGCTCGAACTTCTGGCGGACACCGAGTACGAGACGCACCTCATCCTCTCGAACGCGGCGAAGATCAACCTCAAACAGGAGGCGCGGACGGAGGTGAACGAGGTCGTCGCGCTGGCCGACGAGACCCACGACGTGAAGAACATCGGCGCGAAGACCGCGAGCGGGTCGTTCCGGACCGAGGGGATGCTCGTCGCTCCGTGTTCGATGAAGACCCTCTCGAACATCGCCCACGGTGACGCCGGGAACCTCATCACGCGGTCGGCCGACGTGATGCTCAAGGAGCGACGACCGCTCGTGCTCATGCCCCGGGAGAAGCCGTTCAACCGCATCCACCTCAAGAACATGCTGGAGGTGACCGACGCCGGCGCGGTCGTCTTCCCGCCGTTCCCCTCGTTCTACCAGAAGCCGTGGGACCTCGACGAGATGATCAGTCGCACGACCGCACGGGCGCTCGCCCAGCTCGACGTCGACGTGGCCATCGAGGAGTGGGGCGGCATCGAGGCGAGCGACATAGAGTGA
- a CDS encoding DUF120 domain-containing protein, translated as MTALDDDSATGRVTDGEGDAANFIEQVADLLEEAVGFRVFPGTLNLDGVDSLDHLETDTVPLPGDPHCDGLDISPCRVGGVRAAVIRPLVPDYPGTKTELVAPVRLRTVLRVEAGDEVVIAAPGDCEPTPALNGHEADRFDGVVFDLDGTLVDLDVDWPAVHERLESLLDPYLDGPITDHSRVEVFDLAREHGLDDELEDIVGSAEVAGAETARKLPALSVLPSLDCPVGVCTANAEEAARRALDRFDVLDHVDSVVARDTMAADKPERETLSRSLEELGIDAGNALYVGDEDGDRLLAVAVGTSYCHVEQFSV; from the coding sequence ATGACGGCTCTGGACGACGACTCGGCGACGGGACGTGTCACCGATGGGGAGGGCGACGCAGCGAACTTCATCGAGCAGGTGGCGGACCTGCTCGAGGAGGCCGTCGGCTTCCGTGTGTTCCCTGGCACGCTGAACCTCGACGGCGTCGACTCGCTCGACCACCTCGAGACCGACACGGTCCCACTGCCCGGCGACCCCCACTGCGACGGGCTCGACATCAGCCCCTGCCGCGTCGGCGGCGTCCGCGCGGCAGTCATCCGGCCGCTCGTCCCCGACTACCCCGGGACGAAGACGGAGCTCGTCGCGCCGGTCAGACTCCGTACCGTCCTCCGGGTCGAGGCCGGGGACGAGGTGGTCATCGCCGCGCCCGGCGACTGCGAGCCGACTCCGGCGCTGAACGGGCACGAGGCCGACCGCTTCGACGGCGTCGTCTTCGACCTCGACGGGACGCTCGTGGACCTCGACGTCGACTGGCCGGCCGTCCACGAGCGCCTCGAATCGTTGCTCGACCCCTACCTCGACGGCCCCATCACCGACCACAGCCGCGTCGAGGTGTTCGACCTCGCGCGCGAGCACGGGCTGGACGACGAACTCGAAGACATCGTCGGGAGTGCCGAGGTCGCGGGTGCCGAGACGGCGCGGAAGCTGCCCGCGCTCTCCGTCCTGCCCTCGCTCGACTGTCCGGTCGGCGTCTGCACCGCCAACGCCGAGGAGGCTGCACGGCGGGCGCTCGACCGGTTCGACGTGCTCGACCACGTCGACAGCGTCGTCGCCCGGGACACGATGGCCGCGGACAAACCCGAGCGGGAGACGCTCTCGCGTTCGCTCGAAGAACTCGGTATCGACGCCGGCAACGCCCTCTACGTCGGCGACGAGGACGGCGACCGACTGCTC